The nucleotide window taaaactgtaaaatgtaatcGAGCCAAAGATGTTGCTTTTACCCCCCTAATTTAATGCTGGACCTGAAATAAAAAGTCCCCATGACGACGGTGATGCGGAGGAAGTGACAGTTTAACAGCACATTCACCCAGCCACCTCCAGCTGCAATATTTGGAGTTACTCTCTTGCTTTCTGCGTTGCCATGTTGCTCTACAGCGCGAAGCGACTCTCCACCTCGTCTGCAACCATTTCAGCGATGGCGAGCGAGGAGGTGGCCGCTGGCGAGGGAGCGTTACGCACGTGGAGCACCCGACTTCCCACGTCCCCGACGCCGCCGTCGAACACAAAGTCGTCCACGAGGTTTCCGTCGCGGTCCAGAGCCTGAGCTCGAACTCCTGCAGGACCCCTGCAGAGGAAACAGCCAGGATTACAGAAAAACTGCATCGAACCTTTTAATTCTTCCTCTTATCTGATGCACCCAGTGTAATGTTGATGCACTTTTGGGGTCTTGCATTGTTGCACTACCTGAGCACGTCGCTCAGCGAGAGTTCAGGGATGTACTTCTGCAGGATTTTAACTTGCGCACCAATGAAAAACCCTCTATACATTTCTCCAATCCCATAGGTCACGTTCTTCATTACCAGCTTCTGAAGGCCCCTGCAGATAGAAAACACAGATTGAACACTCATACATCACCCATTGCTGCACTTTAATTGGAAGATCTCACAAATATCGGTgtctttgaaattaaaaaacaaacaaaacagttgCAGGACAATACACAAAGAAGATCAGATCAAGCGCTCTGTGGTACCTGAATGAGAGTGCATCTGCAAAGTCTCGAACATTGAAGTCGTACACTTTGTAGCCCTCCCTCTTGAAGGCGAGTACTGCGTTCGGGCCAAGCCAAACACTTCCATCCATCCTCGGGGTGAAGTGAACTCCGAGGAAGGGGAAACGAGGGTCGGGGACCTAAACAGTTTACAGAAGCAAAACGAAGCATCTATGCATTATTTATTCAGTCCAATGACAGCGTCTTGTTTCTacattataatacgggtagattaAATCcggcgctctgattggttgagtgtgagtcacggggtgtgcGTTACTCAGCAATAATGTatagttgctgttcacattgaccccagcgctccatatcactgcgcactcaaagtgaCCGGTTAGATTTTGCGTGACCGTTAGTTACAGCTTTTAGCTCAGTGGCGACTCCCGAAAAAGGAcgggaaatcccacaaatgatcggtctggggcaatgcgagctttcggaaccggacaattcaggtggacgtcatgagcgatgtgaatgaatgagatggtgacagatcttgcaaggagacccaatgcCGTTTACATggacgtacggggactatttttctccaGACTattgaaatgcgatacacaacgtttggtggctgatactattttgtgctgaagggCAGcgatttacttactatttataatttttctGGTGACCATATTATGAAAGCAATAaaaaggtacttgaggcagtactttatcgaACACTTTGAACACATGCTCTCAATGTCATTTAGACCGAAGTTCTTGATTCCCTGACTGTGGTTTTAAACTATGAGCTTTTTTGATAAGAGCAATATCATCTCATACTTTTTAAATCTCTGGGGGAAGTTCTTTGTCTGAGCTTGCTGCGAGGTCAGAGGTCTGAATTTGTGGAGTTCTTGAATTCTGTCAACGCTTTTAAAAAGAACAGCTCAAATAATAATTTAGGCACTGGAGGCTTCAACAATTTGAGGTCACGTAGCACAGCTGGAATGTTATGAGAAACATCTGCAGGTCACATGATTTATGCGGGGGGGTTACACTGATTTTGACCTGCGTTTCTTCAGCAGACTCACAGGATAGATATTCCCCTTGACCAGATAGTGTTTCTCTGGCTTCAACACCAAGTAATCTCCTCTGAAGGGGACGATCCGAGGCTCCGGACTGCATCCCGATATCTGGGACAGGCGGTCGGAGTACAGGCCGCCACATGTCAGGACGTAACGGCAGCGGACCTCATTGCCCTGCAGAAATGACACAATCCAAAACGTTGGACACGACACAAATCAATCCAAAACGTTGGGCCGCTTTTATCTGCACGCGAGTCACCTTTTTGTCTCTGACTGCAATTGGATACTTCATTCCTGCAAAGTAAACAACATACTTATCGAGTTGAGCGTCAAATAACTGAAGGTCTTGTTTAAATTGGGACTTTGTCTTCCACATTGTTGTGCAGAGGCTCGTCATTACCGTCAGCACTCCCGGCCGGGCTCTCGGTAACCGTGGTAATGTCGTCGACCTCAGCATCCGTAACCACCGTGCCGCCTGCCTCCTCAAAGTCTTGCCCGTACCGGAGAGCCACCATCCTCCAGTCCACGATGCCGGTGTACGGCGAGTCTAAGGCCATTAAACCCTGCAAGGACCACGTGTGGACTGTGACTACAGTCCGTCGCAGccaccttttattttgtaggaacAAACCGCAGCCTCTCCCGAGACGCTCACCCTGCAGAATGGCTCTCGTTCTCGGATTCCCTTGGCGTCGATTATGCTGAGGTCCCGCACGTTGTTTTTCATGCCGCGCTCGTACAGAGCTTGCAGTCTGGGTATCTCCTCATGCTCCAAAGCCACGAtgagctgcagaaacacacaagtaGTAGAACACAATacaacaatgcaaaaaaaaaactgccgtTAAGCGGCCGGTATTTCACTCGGTCAAAGCGCTAAGACGGACCTTTCCACATTTCTTGTAAGGGAGTCCTTTCTTCTCGCAGTACTCGTAGGCTAAAGTGGCTCCTCGAACACACAGGCGGGCCTTCAGTGACCCCGGCGTGTAGTAGATCCCGCTGTGAATGACTCCACTGTTGTGCCCACTCTGGTGCACAGCTGGCGAGACAGAAAGTCACAAGAAAATGAAGGAACAAGAACAACGAGGACGGGAATATCATCAGGTTTCCCCACTTTCTTTCATCCACCTGTAACATCCAACGTACACAAAGGAGGATTTTTCTCTTTGCTTCGTCCAAGCTACTCTTGTTTAGGACAGACATGTGCAAAATCAAGAGAAACGGTGATATGTTGGATTAAAAGCTACAATGTGGAACTAACTTTACAACTCacattgttatattagtcctctAACAAAGACAATTGTCCGTCTCTCTCAGCATCGGAACAAGGTCCGAGGGCGTTAGCGTACGCTCAACGGTCCACCAGAGCAGCACAAATAGGAACAATTCCTGATCTGAAATTAGAGCTGCTTGGCACGCCACCCTCAAAGTCCTTGTTTCGGTTAACGGGGTAGAAACCAAACACATTGAGGTCTTCCTTCGCAGGCACAACGTTCAAGACTGCACCCACCgagctccttttccttctccagcAGAACGAAGCTGAGGGACGGGTGTCGCAGAATTAGCTCTCTGACCGTCGCCAGGCCGACGATGCCGCCCCCCACCACGGCCACATCATACGTGCTGAAATACGAACGACAACAAAAGGTCACCgacatttcaaattcaaagtGGTTACTGATAAAGAAGCCAGATTTAGAGGTTGCAAAATGTAGAAACCACAACAGAACATTTAGGGTCAACGGTTCGACGTCCAAGTAAGCGTGATTGTGTTTAGGAGCCGATGGACCTTTGGGACTGATCACTGCCGTCGTGACTACTTGTGCAGATCAATATCCACCTCGGACTACTCAAACCACTCTCGTGGGGGGGTTCAGAGTTCAAACGGCAGTTCCAGAATGTCAACATTTCGCCAAAAAGAGTTCACATAACTCGGAGAGCTTGAAAGAATGCAACTCTCAAGCCTCGGAGAACAGTTTTAAGTGGCCacaaggggagaaggaaacatcttgttttcatttcagaaacctgcagccaggaaaatgttttttaaaagctcCACATTCAGGAgataagaattaaaaaaaaaaaagatatttgtaACCGATCGGTGATCAAACAGGGTTCTGCTATCTGGGTGGACTCCTTTAACAAAAGAGAAGTCCTCCAGTTGTTACGGAACATCTGTTATTCAGTTAGTTGGACGGGAGAGGGGCTCTGTTGCATAAGACGAGGGGCCACTCCTCCAGAGCAGCCTGCACAGCCAGCCGGTAATCGGTTACACACGCAGCGGCACGGCCTTTCCCAGAAGGAGCAGCTCGCACGGAACTAGTGGCTGACTAAAGTCACACTATTAGGCGCTTTGACGATGTTCCAAAGGCCTGCGAGTGCGACCAGAgcgcgttgtgtgtgtgtgtgtgtgtgtgtgtgtgtgtgtgtgtgtgtgcgtgtgcgtgtgtgtgtgtgtgcgtgtgtgcattggGCACGTGGAGGCGTGGAGTGCGGGTCAGGTTGCAGGTTGTGCAATGTGACTCCTGCGTGCACAACGTCCTTGGCAATGACTGGGATCAACGCGAAGTTGTtgaactgacccccccccctccttttatTCTTAATTCATCAGCCTGTGGTGAGCGTAGTTAACACCGGTTAACATTCATTTTAACCCAGGAGCCGCCCGTGTGTGTCGTGGGAGTCTCACCTGTGCAGCCGCCTGGTTGCAAAGTCCTTCGCCGCCCCGGAAGCCCTGAAGGACAAACCGCTCAGTGTCCGGATCATCGTCGCCGCGTTTCAAAGCCCCTTCGCGTTCACCTCTTCATCGCGCAAAAGGTCCGCGGGACTCGTTGGGAGTTGCGCGCTGTCACTTCCTCCCGTCCAGCTGCGCCGCCGTAAAGAGAGGCGGGCGCCCCCTCTGTGGCGCTCCAGCGCAGCCAATGAGAGGGCGCGTTTTCTCCACGTCACCGGGTCAAAGGTTACAGCGACCGACGGCGTTACGTGTGTAAACATTCCTGCGTTGGGGGGCGGGGCGGTAATAACGCCGCTGCGTCACAGCGGCTGACGGTGGTTCACCGACATCGCGAGCAGCTCGCCCGGCGTCCTTCACGTCTTCTTCGTGTGCCTTTCGGACATGAGGCTTCTGTCGAGGGCGGCGCGGTCCGCCGCGGGTCCGAGCGAGCAGGGCCGCCGGCGCTTCTGGGGCTGGCTCAACGCCGTCTTCAACAAGTGAGCGCGCGTTCAGTGAAGCGGCGTCGCGTTAGTTCGCTGCCGTTGCTGCTAATGGCTAATAAGCTCCGCGTGCGCCTCGTCCGCCGCTAACGCTGCTTCCCTTTACGGTGATTACAAACGGGAATGCAATCAATGGTGTCTCCATCAAGGGCTTCGTGTtcggtttgtttttctgcatcatTTGCATGGTTTCTAAGAGCTCTTATCATTAATATAAATATGCTGTGCATCCCATTTATAACAATACCGCgcagatgttttgttttcttagtAATTTATAAGTCAATTATTTAATTCAGGCTGTAGTTATGTATT belongs to Gasterosteus aculeatus chromosome 15, fGasAcu3.hap1.1, whole genome shotgun sequence and includes:
- the l2hgdh gene encoding L-2-hydroxyglutarate dehydrogenase, mitochondrial → MIRTLSGLSFRASGAAKDFATRRLHSTYDVAVVGGGIVGLATVRELILRHPSLSFVLLEKEKELAVHQSGHNSGVIHSGIYYTPGSLKARLCVRGATLAYEYCEKKGLPYKKCGKLIVALEHEEIPRLQALYERGMKNNVRDLSIIDAKGIREREPFCRGLMALDSPYTGIVDWRMVALRYGQDFEEAGGTVVTDAEVDDITTVTESPAGSADGMKYPIAVRDKKGNEVRCRYVLTCGGLYSDRLSQISGCSPEPRIVPFRGDYLVLKPEKHYLVKGNIYPVPDPRFPFLGVHFTPRMDGSVWLGPNAVLAFKREGYKVYDFNVRDFADALSFRGLQKLVMKNVTYGIGEMYRGFFIGAQVKILQKYIPELSLSDVLRGPAGVRAQALDRDGNLVDDFVFDGGVGDVGSRVLHVRNAPSPAATSSLAIAEMVADEVESRFAL